The nucleotide window GGAGCGGGCCGCCAAGCTCTACGACTACTTCGACCAGGCCACCCAGCTTACCCCACTGGTGATGAACACCGAGACGCGCTCCACTACCGTCATCGGCCTGCAGGGTGCGCCCGCGCTGATTGATGAGGTGAAGCGCCGCGCCCTGGCCCAGGGTCTGCAGCTCGGCAACGGCTACGGCAGCTGGAAGTCCGGCTCCCTGCGCATCGCCAACTTCCCCGCCATCCCCGACGAAGCCTTCGAGCAGCTGGTGCAGTTCTTCGCCAAGGAATTCGCCTGATCCAAGGGTGAAGTTGTGAAAGGTCTGAGAGTGTCGGCCAAAATTCCATTTTCTCCTTCACAATTTCACTTTTCACAACTTCGCCTTTGCCATGTTCAGCCTGAAAGAAATTACGTCCGTCACGCTCACGCTGTTTGCCATCATTGATATTCTAGGCTCCATCCCGATTATCATCCAGATCCGGCAGCGCGAGGGGCGTATTCGCTCCGAGGTGGCCACACTGGTGGCTGGGGTGCTGATGGTGGCGTTTCTGTTTCTGGGGCAAAGCATTCTGGCGCTGTTCAGCGTGGATCTGCAGTCGTTTGCGCTGGCCGGCTCCATCATCATCTTCCTCATTGGCATGGAAATGATTCTGGGCGTGGAGCTGTTCCGCCACAATGCCACCGCCTCGGGCACAGGCTCCATCGTGCCGCTGGCTTTCCCGATAATAGTGGGCGCCGGCACCATGACCACACTGCTCTCCCTGCGCGCGGTGTACTCCCTACCCAATGTGCTGGTGGGCATTGTGGTCAACTTGGTGTTCGTGTTCCTGGTGCTGAAAAGCTCGGCTTGGATTGAGCGCAAGCTGGGCAAAGCCGGCGAAGACATTCTGCGCCGCGTGTTCGGCGTCATCCTGCTGGCTATTGCCATCAAGCTGTTCAAGCAAAACTTTTAATTGATTCGGGACTTGGGGTCTTGGGGACTTAGGGGCTTGGTTTTGTTCCTGAAAGCAATGCTTCGTTGAACGTCAACCAAGCCCCTAAGTCCCCAAGACCCCAAGTCCCCCAAGATCATGATTTACCTTTTTACCGATGGCTCTTCGCGGGGCAACCCGGGGCCGGGAGGCTACGGCGCCATCCTGCGCTTTGGCCAGCACGAGAAAGAGCTGACCGAGGGCTTCCGCCTCACCACCAACAACCGTATGGAGCTGCTGGCCGTGATTGTGGGCCTCGAAGCCATTACGCGCCCCGAGCTGCCCATCACCGTGGTCACGGATTCCAAGTACGTGGTGGATGCCGTGGAAAAGCGCTGGGTGTTCGGCTGGGCGCAGAAACCCGACTTCGGCAAAAAGGCCAACGAAGACTTGTGGCGGCGCTTTCTGAAAATCTACCGCCAGCGCAATGTGCAGTTCCGTTGGGTGCGCGGCCACAACGGCCACCCCGAAAACGAGCGGTGCGACCAGTTGGCCGTGCGGAGTGCCACCCAAGGCCGGCTGCTCATCGACGAAGGCTATGAGCTGATGGAAGCCGCCCGTGGCTAACGACTTTTTCCAGTTCAAGCAGTTCCGCGTCGAGCAGGCCGCGTGCGCCATGAAAGTCAGTACCGATGCCTGCGTGCTGGGGGCAGTGGCCGACGTGGCCGGCGCCCGGCGTATCCTGGACATCGGCACCGGCACCGGCCTGCTGGCTTTGATGGCCGCTCAGCGCAATCCGGTAGCCTATATCGAGGCCGTGGAGCTGGAGCCGCAGGCGGCCGCCCAGGCGGCCCGCAACGTAACCGCCAGCCCCTGGCCCGACCGGGTGCTTATCCACGCTCAGAGCCTGGCCGACTTTGCCGCGACTCAGCCCGCGCCGTTCGACCATATTCTGTGTAACCCGCCGTTCTTCCGCCAGTCGCTCCGCTCGCCCGATGCCCGGCGTACCACGGCCCGCCACGCTGCCGAGGACACGCTCAGCTTCGAGGAGCTGGCCGGGTTTGCCGCCGCCTATCTTACTCCCAACGGCCGCCTCACGGTGCTGCTGCCGCCCCCGGAAATGCAGGAGTTTGCGCAGGCTGCCCGCCGCGCCGGCCTCTACCCTGCCACCCGGCTGGTACTGCGCCACCGAGCCGGCAGCAAGCCACTGCGCCACATTACCACCTTCAGCCTGACAAGCCAGCCGGTGCAGGAAACGGAGCTGACAATTCGCACTGGGCATGACGACGGCACGTACTCACCGGAGTTCAGTGCCCTGCTACGGCCGTTCTACCTGGCGCTGTAGCCGGCGCGCTCACGCCGGTTTCTTCCACGAAGCGGATACAATAGTCCTGGGCCAGCTCGGCCAGAATGGGCTCGTACACATCAGCGTGAGTTGGGATGACCACGCCCCGGTGCTGAACCTCGCCCCGCGCCAGCCGCCGTACGGCCATGCCCAGCGGCAGGCCCACGGTTTTGGCCATGGCAGTATGCACGGCATCATCGCCCAGCACTACCAGGGACGAGGTGTGCCAGTGAGTTTCGCCGGCCAGTTCGTAGGCAAACAGGTGCTGCATCACAATCATGTCGTGGTCCTGGGGCTGCAGGGCCCACTTTTCCGTGAGCAGAAGCTCCAGCAGCTGGGCCGGGGTGGCGTCGGATAGGCCCACGGGTTGGTCGGAGAAAAGGCCCAGCCAGCGCAGGCGCTGCATTTCCTCCCCGTTTTCGGCCAGGCCCAGATAGGCGGCGCAGCGGGTTGCTACATCGGCGGACCCGATGGCGGGCAGATACGATGCTACCAGCGCCTGCCAGGGCATATCGGTGGCGTTGGCCAGGTGCACGGAGTCGTCGGTGAGGCCCAGGCGCACCAGCGCGTGCCAGGCGGCGCAATAGCCGGGGCGGCGCAGGGTGCCACGCAGGATGGTAGGAATATCGTCCAGGCCATAGGGCTGACGGTAGCTGAGCGAGTCGCGGTTAGCATAGCCATCAAAGGCGCCGTAGCCGGGCACCTGCAGCTGCTCGGTGCGGGCAAACAGGTACTGGTAGGGAATGTAGCGCGGGTGGCCGTTTTCAAGGTACTTGGCGGTGCTCTGGCCGGCCAGCACCACGTTGCGCGGATTCCAGGTAAACTTGTACTTCCACGGATTGTCACCCTCCGAGTCGGGGGCCAGCAGCCCGCCGCAGTACGACTTAAACGAGGTTAGCCGCCCGCCCTGCGCCCGAATGTGCTCAATCACCTGCATGGCCGACATGTGGTCGAGGCCGGGGTCGAGGCCGCATTCCATCAGCAGGGTGATGCCTGCCGCCCGGGCCTCGGCGTCGAAGGCGCGGATTTCGGGACTCACATAGCTGGCCGTGGCTAGGTGGCGGCCGTGGTGTACGCAGGCCTGAGCCACCACCGGATGAAACAAAGCCGGCAGCATCGACACCACGATGTCCGCCTCCAGTACCAGCGCGTTCAGCAATACCGCATCAGCAATTTCGAAGGCCACGGCCCGCGCATAGGCCTGGTGCGGGGCCAACAGTGTATGCAACGCAGCGGGATTCACGTCGCCAATGGTGAGTTGCCAGTTTTCCTGGGGGGCGTAGCGCAGCAGGTACTGAATAAGGGAGGAGGCCGAGCGTCCGGCGCCGAGCAACAGAATGCGGGTCATGAAGGGGGCGGAAGGTGAGGGCGGCGCGTGAGGGTGCCGCCCGGGGTGGGAATCAGGGGTCAAGTATCGGGAAATCCCCTGAACACTCCTCGTCTACTTGCCAAAGTATTTCAGGAAACCAGGTAGCAAAAACCCGGAAATGTTGTACATTCACCGCCCCTTCTTGCGCCGGGGCCGCGGTTTGGCCTTGGTAAGTTTATCTTTTGCTGCCAATGGCTCACCTGCATACGCTCACTATTTCGGTTGAGGTGCTGACCTCCGAAGCCGAACTTTCGCCCGCCGAGTCTGCCGTTTGGCAGGCTGCCCGCGCCGCCACCGACCACGCGTATGCTCCCTACTCCCACTTCCACGTAGGCACCGCCCTTCTACTCGATGATGGCACCATCTTTCGGGGAACCAACCAGGAAAACGCGGCTTTCCCGTCCGGCCTCTGCGCCGAGCGCACGGCCCTGTTCGGGTTGGCCGCCAGTCAGCCCACGCGCCGCATCCGGGGTATGGCCGTAGCCGCACGCCCTGCCGCCGGCGACTTTGTGCCCGTTTCTTCCTGCGGGGCCTGCCGCCAGGTGATGGCCGAGTATGAGCACCGCCAGGGCGAGGCTATTCCGCTGCTGCTGCCCGGCCCGGGGGGCACCATTCACCGCTTCCAGCGCCTGAGTGACCT belongs to Hymenobacter sp. J193 and includes:
- the rnhA gene encoding ribonuclease HI; its protein translation is MIYLFTDGSSRGNPGPGGYGAILRFGQHEKELTEGFRLTTNNRMELLAVIVGLEAITRPELPITVVTDSKYVVDAVEKRWVFGWAQKPDFGKKANEDLWRRFLKIYRQRNVQFRWVRGHNGHPENERCDQLAVRSATQGRLLIDEGYELMEAARG
- a CDS encoding MarC family protein codes for the protein MFSLKEITSVTLTLFAIIDILGSIPIIIQIRQREGRIRSEVATLVAGVLMVAFLFLGQSILALFSVDLQSFALAGSIIIFLIGMEMILGVELFRHNATASGTGSIVPLAFPIIVGAGTMTTLLSLRAVYSLPNVLVGIVVNLVFVFLVLKSSAWIERKLGKAGEDILRRVFGVILLAIAIKLFKQNF
- a CDS encoding cytidine deaminase, with product MAHLHTLTISVEVLTSEAELSPAESAVWQAARAATDHAYAPYSHFHVGTALLLDDGTIFRGTNQENAAFPSGLCAERTALFGLAASQPTRRIRGMAVAARPAAGDFVPVSSCGACRQVMAEYEHRQGEAIPLLLPGPGGTIHRFQRLSDLLPFGFTADDLPARP
- a CDS encoding saccharopine dehydrogenase C-terminal domain-containing protein, with protein sequence MTRILLLGAGRSASSLIQYLLRYAPQENWQLTIGDVNPAALHTLLAPHQAYARAVAFEIADAVLLNALVLEADIVVSMLPALFHPVVAQACVHHGRHLATASYVSPEIRAFDAEARAAGITLLMECGLDPGLDHMSAMQVIEHIRAQGGRLTSFKSYCGGLLAPDSEGDNPWKYKFTWNPRNVVLAGQSTAKYLENGHPRYIPYQYLFARTEQLQVPGYGAFDGYANRDSLSYRQPYGLDDIPTILRGTLRRPGYCAAWHALVRLGLTDDSVHLANATDMPWQALVASYLPAIGSADVATRCAAYLGLAENGEEMQRLRWLGLFSDQPVGLSDATPAQLLELLLTEKWALQPQDHDMIVMQHLFAYELAGETHWHTSSLVVLGDDAVHTAMAKTVGLPLGMAVRRLARGEVQHRGVVIPTHADVYEPILAELAQDYCIRFVEETGVSAPATAPGRTAVAGH
- a CDS encoding tRNA1(Val) (adenine(37)-N6)-methyltransferase, with the translated sequence MANDFFQFKQFRVEQAACAMKVSTDACVLGAVADVAGARRILDIGTGTGLLALMAAQRNPVAYIEAVELEPQAAAQAARNVTASPWPDRVLIHAQSLADFAATQPAPFDHILCNPPFFRQSLRSPDARRTTARHAAEDTLSFEELAGFAAAYLTPNGRLTVLLPPPEMQEFAQAARRAGLYPATRLVLRHRAGSKPLRHITTFSLTSQPVQETELTIRTGHDDGTYSPEFSALLRPFYLAL